The proteins below come from a single Sorghum bicolor cultivar BTx623 chromosome 4, Sorghum_bicolor_NCBIv3, whole genome shotgun sequence genomic window:
- the LOC8068258 gene encoding glycine-rich protein 2, whose product MAAAARQRGTVKWFNDTKGFGFISPEDGSEDLFVHQSSIKSEGFRSLAEGEEVEFSVSEGDDGRTKAVDVTGPDGSYVKGGSGGGGGGGGGYGSRGGGGSGGGGRSYGGSWGGGRRSGGGGGAGACYKCGEPGHMARDCPSADGGGGGYGGGGGGYGGGGGGCFKCGEPGHMARDCPSGGGGYGGGGGGGYGGGGGGGACYNCGQTGHMARDCPSGGGGGGGRFGGGGGGGGDRSCYNCGEAGHIARDCPT is encoded by the coding sequence atggcggcggcggcgcgtcaGCGGGGGACGGTGAAGTGGTTCAACGATACCAAGGGCTTCGGCTTCATCTCCCCCGAGGACGGCAGCGAGGACCTGTTCGTGCACCAGTCGTCGATCAAGTCGGAGGGCTTCCGCTCCCTCGCCGAGGGCGAGGAGGTTGAGTTCTCCGTCTCGGAGGGCGACGACGGCCGCACCAAGGCCGTCGACGTTACCGGCCCTGACGGATCTTACGTCAAGGGCGGgagtggaggaggcggaggcggcggggGTGGCTACGGCTCCCGCGGAGGCGGCGGATCTGGCGGTGGCGGCCGCAGCTATGGCGGTAGCTGGGGCGGCGGCCGGAGATCTGGCGGCGGAGGTGGAGCCGGCGCCTGCTACAAGTGTGGCGAGCCTGGCCACATGGCCAGGGACTGCCCCAGCGCcgacggcggcggtggaggctacggtggcggcggtggcggctacGGAGGTGGCGGAGGTGGCTGCTTCAAGTGCGGTGAGCCTGGCCACATGGCCAGGGACTGCCCCAGCGGAGGTGGAGGctacggcggtggcggcggcggcggctacggtggtggtggcggcggcggcgcctgctaCAACTGCGGCCAGACCGGCCACATGGCCAGGGACTGCCccagcggtggtggtggcggtggagggaggttcggcggcggcggcggcggcggcggcgaccgctCCTGCTACAACTGCGGCGAGGCCGGCCACATCGCCCGCGACTGCCCCACGTAA